In a single window of the Maniola jurtina chromosome 4, ilManJurt1.1, whole genome shotgun sequence genome:
- the LOC123864127 gene encoding cyclic AMP-dependent transcription factor ATF-6 beta isoform X1: MDTDILLDSKDCLYDEDFLEQLTKHALPSLLDAADASPSEILADAAPLLVPAISPVQSLKSSPNESSSSDSGSEDDSKNGSCTSSNRQSSQSPFDWPTFNEEPTNQLRLEDVELFLQKTVPLTTSTNVVFPDTPPKSGALDKTSPVMAIENGIIKVVKQEYNQSIDTDKPNQTKALNNINCPNSIFKVVNEHSQSFIKNEDNKILYATEQNRGLKILKPPPPVTKPTSVISESTNDRKIPISQLSQTKHIHIQNTNSNGYHVQASPPKNTLVINAEPEVHQTGSIQSIVGYQTSYSGIKIPTSIDLSNLTETEIKVLKKQQRMIKNRESACQSRQKKKEYVTALEQQLLEAHQEIAQLRLENKILRDQLQSNGRSRKIPRLDTSILIPKKNIAVLFAMVFMVSLNWNVLGWNSKPFSGPTATHVGSRHLLWSEDNKDVIADYDQIGNRSADGNDCQNTTLNDLKINQTESIRIAGELKRWIGGGKTLNWTNAPRKNRVYLDEEQITVGGLLETYRLFNKLNLDNNLLDLPTNKNGRSIREKSRLRRLRRSIPDKDIDFSDGAMFYERLYHKPIRKSVNDFNVDDFGEWNALLQALHRRDDTFYVVGVGKGEHLLLPAVSHNVTRPPKMALILPALTGNDSLKADHVTLMQIDCSVVNTTLVKLKSEALPENIRKTNVDSMPLNPRPENKGVRRLKLDPSPPETVQNTSDSLSNTINNKNIDYDLDISKNFLLTQHILSKTGVLNNSSVGTKDPSREAKLTNSNETRQSNS; the protein is encoded by the exons ATGGATACAGATATTCTACTCGATAGTAAAGACTGCTTGTACG ATGAGGACTTTTTGGAACAACTGACTAAACATGCACTGCCATCGTTGTTGGATGCAGCAGATGCATCACCAAGTGAGATCTTAGCTGATGCTGCACCACTTCTAGTGCCCGCTATATCACCAGTGCAAAGCTTGAAGTCTTCTCCAAACGAAAGCAGCAGTTCTGACTCTGGCAGTGAAGATGATTCTAAAAA TGGTTCCTGCACATCTTCCAATAGGCAATCATCCCAATCACCGTTTGATTGGCCGACATTCAATGAGGAACCTACAAATCAGCTGAGGCTTGAAGATGTAGAACTATTTTTGCAAAAAACAG tTCCATTAACAACAAGTACAAATGTGGTATTTCCTGATACACCACCAAAGTCAGGAGCTTTAGATAAAACTAGTCCTGTGATGGCAATTGAAAATGGAATCATAAAG GTTGTTAAGCAAGAATACAATCAAAGCATTGATACTGACAAACCAAATCAAACCAAGG CACTAAACAATATCAATTGTCCAAATTCGATCTTCAAAGTAGTGAATGAACATTCCCAAAGCTTTATTAAAAACGAAGATAATAAAATCCTATATGCCACTGAACAAAACAGAGGTTTGAAGATATTGAAACCTCCACCGCCAGTGACAAAACCAACCAGTGTCATATCTGAGAGTACAAATGATAGAAAGATTCCAATATCGCAGCTGTCTCAAACAAAACATATACATATTCAGAATACAAATAGTAATGGTTACCATGTTCAG gCATCCCCGCCGAAAAATACCTTAGTTATCAATGCAGAACCAGAAGTCCACCAAACTGGTAGCATTCAAAGTATTGTTGGGTATCAAACCAGCTATAGCGGAATAAAGATTCCTACTAGCATAGATTTGTCGAATTTAACGGAAACAGAAATTAAAGTTCTTAAAAAACAACAGAGGATGATAAAAAATcg GGAGTCTGCTTGTCAATCGCgacaaaagaaaaaagaatacgTAACAGCTTTAGAACAACAGCTTTTAGAAGCACACCAAGAGATTGCACAACTCCGACTTGAAAATAAGATCTTAAGGGACCAATTACAATCAAATGGAAGGAGTAGGAAG ATCCCACGCCTAGATACATCAATATTGATACCCAAAAAGAACATTGCAGTTCTTTTCGCCATGGTTTTTATGGTTTCTTTAAATTGGAATGTCTTAGG GTGGAATTCAAAGCCATTTTCAGGACCAACTGCCACTCATGTCGGCTCTCGGCATCTTTTGTGGTCGGAAGATAACAAAGATGTTATTGCTG ATTATGATCAAATAGGTAATCGTAGTGCTGACGGGAACGACTGTCAGAATACAACActaaatgatttaaaaatcaaCCAAACCGAAAGCATCAGGATAGCGGGAGAGCTAAAACGTTGGATCGGAGGTGGAAAGACTTTGAATTGGACAAATGCGCCTAGGAAGAACAGAGTATATTTGGATGAAGAACAAATAACGG TAGGTGGCTTATTAGAAACATACAGGCTTTTTAACAAGCTGAATCTTGACAATAACCTACTTGATCTTCCCACGAATAAAAATGGGAGGTCCATTCGAGAGAAATCCCGCTTAAGAAGACTGAGGCGTTCCATACCTGACAAGGACATAGATTTTTCGGATGGAGCGATGTTTTATGAGAGGCTGTATCACAAACCTATCAGAAAGTCTGTCAATGATTTCAATGTGGACGACTTTGGTGAATGGAACGCGTTGCTTCAAGCGCTTCATAGGCGAGACGACACGTTCTACGTGGTTGGTGTCGGTAAAGGGGAACATTTGCTGTTGCCTGCGGTGAGCCATAATGTGACAAGACCTCCTAAGATGGCGTTGATTTTACCAGCACTTACTGGGAATG ATTCATTAAAGGCCGACCATGTGACGCTTATGCAAATCGACTGCTCCGTCGTCAACACAACCCTGGTAAAACTGAAATCGGAAGCATTGCCAGAAAACATTAGAAAAACCAATGTCGATAGTATGCCGTTAAATCCCAGGCCAGAGAACAAAGGCGTAAGGAGACTTAAACTAGATCCTAGTCCACCGGAAACTGTTCAAAATACGAGTGATAGTCTATCCAACACGATAAACAATAAGAATATTGATTACGATTTAGATATAAGTAAGAATTTTCTGCTCACTCAGCACATACTTTCCAAAACAGGTGTTTTAAATAATAGCTCAGTAGGAACAAAAGATCCTTCTCGTGAAGCAAAGTTAACTAATAGTAATGAAACAAGGCAATCAAATAGCTAG
- the LOC123864172 gene encoding 39S ribosomal protein L30, mitochondrial codes for MNRQLLKTITPLTLLCRSKGHKPSGGVRYPGGIQYFPRYPDHKDPECTPSKLFRVEQIKTSKHHPWWQKKILSELKFDDQNRVVIVKNIPNINARLWKIKHLIKITPITFPYGEPTEEDIKYTVLKEDGQCIVTKTLQPEQKQIEALEKFETDPRKMDSTTLKKESRHRWNNPFTGGF; via the exons ATGAATAGGCagttattaaaaacaataacaCCTCTAACGTTGTTATGTCGCTCAAAAGGACATAAGCCTTCGGGCGGAGTACGATATCCTGGAGGAATACAGTACTTTCCTAG GTATCCTGATCATAAAGATCCTGAGTGTACGCCATCTAAACTATTCAGAGTGGAACAAATTAAAACTAGTAAACATCATCCATGGTggcaaaaaaagattttgagtGAATTGAAGTTTGATGATCAA AACAGAGTTGTTATTGTCAAGAATATACCAAATATTAATGCAAGATTAtggaaaataaaacatttgatcAAAATAACACCAATCACATTTCCATATGGGGAACCTACAGAGGAAGATATTAAATACACTGTTCTTAAGGAAGATGGACAGTGTATAGTAACAAAGACACTGCAACCAGAACAAAAACAAATAGAAGCACTAGAGAAATTTGAAACTGATCCAAGGAAAATGGACTCAACCACTCTTAAGAAAGAATCTAGGCACAGATGGAATAATCCTTTCACTGGTGGATTTTAA
- the LOC123864133 gene encoding uncharacterized protein LOC123864133, with the protein MKKVRFESPVKPFLSSMQESECHSPRPFIHKQVKSAPHVEYLDYRPVPFTHDPVQRFECGNSSPYPVVSRTSLTDTAKLEHRWEPSNELDLSILDSALSSRTVQQTYLTDQGNYTQPMYCHLKSNPLTEKTQNVLTPMENKTVHNPPNVLRKNDDFFLRRDNLNGYKQLSSEMNKLQLDKENDPLLKKTQLMMMGHTNLPLENVESLSSSKSSNNTNNSPCRCHHCIKVCNAQHMTQSRVEIVKNQNINRNRYNVCHCITMLSQNHTHCPCNIPAMKPQVPNCNCNNTPTIPAPLSKNIVDKKTWAIQRYAQNKNAECLEKQTNITVDEKEPTVADLFKIIKMQNEQLQLLQEKVDKFISNSSNGHNSSPAVQNFITEQVALESGRTEQKISIGVMTSFEVVRTSTIINKEFVKQNEAQVQCNRSQISIKEVVSKQPVNSNFLDGLTPVSKHVELQQHSKSNGAVGNGDMTNNDCNNEKTLNEMSLYNVQVDNAITPNISPDQSLYLDVRDYSDSDASSDDQSNVGWTYYNKVMTHVNGMLQESDMPSSASALYRNVRQQCMQMQIDKSNVSVAKRVTFGDDPLVQKPYYVQQAASPTTDTSLKMKQLAAKYLKNGAMSNTPSPRPVAMPVDMSLATRNYMEKHRIFKGATQPGQPQLDLPKFLDITALKQQPKFL; encoded by the exons ATGAAGAAAGTACGTTTTGAGTCGCCGGTGAAACCATTTTTATCATCAATGCAGGAATCCGAGTGCCACTCTCCTAGGCCCTTTATTCATAAGCAAGTTAAATCAGCACCTCATGTCGAATATCTGGACTATCGACCGGTACCATTCACACATGACCCTGTACAGAGGTTCGAGTGTGGTAACTCTTCACCATATCCAGTAGTTAGTAGAACGAGTTTGACGGATACTGCTAAGTTAGAACACAGGTGGGAGCCGTCAAATGAACTAGACTTGAGTATTCTTGATTCTGCGCTTAGTTCACGTACCGTGCAGCAAACATACCTAACAGATCAAGGGAATTATACGCAACCCATGTATTGTCATTTGAAATCTAACCCATTGACTGAGAAAACACAAAATGTCTTAACTCCTATGGAAAACAAAACTGTACATAACCCACCAAATGTTTTAAGAAAGAATGATGACTTTTTCTTAAGAAGAGATAACTTGAATGGATATAAACAGTTAAGCAGTGAAATGAATAAACTACAGTTGGATAAAGAAAATGACCCATTACTCAAAAAAACTCAACTTATGATGATGGGACATACAAACTTACCATTAGAGAATGTAGAAAGCCTGAGCTCCAGTAAATCTTCcaataatacaaataatagtCCTTGTAGGTGTCATCATTGTATAAAAGTCTGTAATGCTCAACATATGACTCAGTCGAGGgttgaaattgtaaaaaatcaaaacataaaTAGAAACCGTTACAATGTGTGTCATTGTATAACAATGCTGTCTCAAAACCACACACATTGCCCTTGTAATATTCCTGCGATGAAACCTCAGGTTCCAAATTGCAATTGCAATAACACACCTACCATACCTGCACCCTTATCTAAGAATATAGTAGATAAAAAGACATGGGCTATTCAAAGGTATGCTCAAAATAAAAATGCTGAATGTTTAGAGAAGCAAACTAACATCACTGTAGATGAAAAAGAACCCACAGTTGctgatttgtttaaaataataaaaatgcaaaatgaaCAATTACAGTTGCTGCAAGAAAAAGTTGACAAATTTATATCTAATTCAAGCAATGGACATAATTCAAGCCCTGCAgttcaaaattttattactgAACAGGTAGCTCTTGAATCGGGCAGAACAGAACAGAAAATATCCATAGGTGTTATGACAAGTTTTGAAGTTGTTCGAACTTCTACTATAATCAACAAAGAATTTGTCAAACAAAATGAAGCTCAAGTACAATGCAATAGATCTCAAATCAGCATCAAAGAAGTTGTGTCCAAACAACCAGTAAATTCAAACTTTCTTGATGGGTTGACTCCAGTATCAAAACATGTTGAACTACAACAGCACAGTAAGAGTAATGGGGCAGTTGGCAATGGTGATATGACTAATAATGATTGTAATAATGAAAAGACTTTGAACGAGATGAGTTTGTATAATGTTCAAGTGGATAATGCAATAACTCCAAACATATCACCTGACCAAAGCCTCTATCTAGATGTTAGGGATTATAGCGA CTCTGATGCAAGCAGTGATGACCAATCAAATGTTGGATGgacttattataataaagttatG acacaTGTAAATGGGATGTTACAAGAATCTGACATGCCTTCCTCAGCAAGTGCATTGTATAGAAATGTAAGACAACAATGTATGCAGATGCAGATTGACAAATCTAACGTTAGCGTGGCTAAAAG AGTGACATTCGGAGATGACCCATTAGTACAAAAGCCATATTATGTTCAACAAGCCGCAAGTCCCACGACAGACACCAGTCTTAAAATGAAGCAGCTTGCAGCTAAGTACTTGAAGAATGGTGCCATGTCCAACACACCATCACCTAGACCTGTGGCCATGCCTGTTGACATGTCTCTAGCTACAAGAAACTATATGGAGAAACACAGGATATttaaag GAGCTACGCAACCAGGTCAACCTCAACTCGATTTACCCAAATTTTTAGATATAACTGCGCTCAAACAACAGCCCAAGTTTTTATAA
- the LOC123864167 gene encoding uncharacterized protein LOC123864167, translating into MNCLRLLRATNYKCFNKASVKFLSQHPLKFMEVQEKWKEKDGVSQQWNLIYKAPMEQVLNVATAYLTASTVTITAGGIYYAGFVFDINTMYDPVLLGGDVVIANNAFECLIYLGAFVLFNTAVKVVLSKFVIRLYQDGDQYLAIFRGNWYNSIVKHEFHLDEFKKLNPTFVVSWGDSRFSLGKKHGILLDQYFKTPEYYNYLVYKKKPDTSRE; encoded by the coding sequence ATGAATTGTTTACGTTTACTCAGAGCAACTAATTACAAATGCTTTAACAAAGCTTCGGTTAAGTTCTTATCCCAGCATCCTTTAAAATTTATGGAAGTCCAAGAGAAATGGAAAGAAAAGGATGGTGTTTCTCAGCAGTGGAATCTAATATACAAGGCTCCTATGGAACAAGTCCTTAACGTTGCAACAGCATATTTAACAGCTTCAACTGTTACGATTACTGCAGGAGGCATTTATTACGCTGGATTTGTGTTTGACATAAACACAATGTACGACCCAGTTCTACTTGGAGGTGATGTAGTTATTGCAAACAATGCATTTGAGTGCCTCATATACCTTGGAGCATTTGTTCTGTTCAACACGGCTGTGAAAGTTGTATTGTCAAAGTTTGTCATACGCTTATATCAGGATGGTGATCAATACCTAGCAATCTTCAGAGGAAACTGGTACAACTCTATTGTTAAACACGAGTTTCACTTGGACGagtttaaaaagctaaatcctACATTTGTTGTATCCTGGGGAGATTCTAGGTTTAGCCTTGGAAAGAAGCATGGCATACTGCTGGATCAGTATTTTAAGACTCCtgagtattataattatttagtgTATAAGAAGAAACCTGACACTTCTAGAGAATAA
- the LOC123864127 gene encoding cyclic AMP-dependent transcription factor ATF-6 beta isoform X2, with protein sequence MDTDILLDSKDCLYDEDFLEQLTKHALPSLLDAADASPSEILADAAPLLVPAISPVQSLKSSPNESSSSDSGSEDDSKNGSCTSSNRQSSQSPFDWPTFNEEPTNQLRLEDVELFLQKTVPLTTSTNVVFPDTPPKSGALDKTSPVMAIENGIIKVVKQEYNQSIDTDKPNQTKALNNINCPNSIFKVVNEHSQSFIKNEDNKILYATEQNRGLKILKPPPPVTKPTSVISESTNDRKIPISQLSQTKHIHIQNTNSNGYHVQASPPKNTLVINAEPEVHQTGSIQSIVGYQTSYSGIKIPTSIDLSNLTETEIKVLKKQQRMIKNRESACQSRQKKKEYVTALEQQLLEAHQEIAQLRLENKILRDQLQSNGRSRKIPRLDTSILIPKKNIAVLFAMVFMVSLNWNVLGWNSKPFSGPTATHVGSRHLLWSEDNKDVIADYDQIGNRSADGNDCQNTTLNDLKINQTESIRIAGELKRWIGGGKTLNWTNAPRKNRVYLDEEQITGGLLETYRLFNKLNLDNNLLDLPTNKNGRSIREKSRLRRLRRSIPDKDIDFSDGAMFYERLYHKPIRKSVNDFNVDDFGEWNALLQALHRRDDTFYVVGVGKGEHLLLPAVSHNVTRPPKMALILPALTGNDSLKADHVTLMQIDCSVVNTTLVKLKSEALPENIRKTNVDSMPLNPRPENKGVRRLKLDPSPPETVQNTSDSLSNTINNKNIDYDLDISKNFLLTQHILSKTGVLNNSSVGTKDPSREAKLTNSNETRQSNS encoded by the exons ATGGATACAGATATTCTACTCGATAGTAAAGACTGCTTGTACG ATGAGGACTTTTTGGAACAACTGACTAAACATGCACTGCCATCGTTGTTGGATGCAGCAGATGCATCACCAAGTGAGATCTTAGCTGATGCTGCACCACTTCTAGTGCCCGCTATATCACCAGTGCAAAGCTTGAAGTCTTCTCCAAACGAAAGCAGCAGTTCTGACTCTGGCAGTGAAGATGATTCTAAAAA TGGTTCCTGCACATCTTCCAATAGGCAATCATCCCAATCACCGTTTGATTGGCCGACATTCAATGAGGAACCTACAAATCAGCTGAGGCTTGAAGATGTAGAACTATTTTTGCAAAAAACAG tTCCATTAACAACAAGTACAAATGTGGTATTTCCTGATACACCACCAAAGTCAGGAGCTTTAGATAAAACTAGTCCTGTGATGGCAATTGAAAATGGAATCATAAAG GTTGTTAAGCAAGAATACAATCAAAGCATTGATACTGACAAACCAAATCAAACCAAGG CACTAAACAATATCAATTGTCCAAATTCGATCTTCAAAGTAGTGAATGAACATTCCCAAAGCTTTATTAAAAACGAAGATAATAAAATCCTATATGCCACTGAACAAAACAGAGGTTTGAAGATATTGAAACCTCCACCGCCAGTGACAAAACCAACCAGTGTCATATCTGAGAGTACAAATGATAGAAAGATTCCAATATCGCAGCTGTCTCAAACAAAACATATACATATTCAGAATACAAATAGTAATGGTTACCATGTTCAG gCATCCCCGCCGAAAAATACCTTAGTTATCAATGCAGAACCAGAAGTCCACCAAACTGGTAGCATTCAAAGTATTGTTGGGTATCAAACCAGCTATAGCGGAATAAAGATTCCTACTAGCATAGATTTGTCGAATTTAACGGAAACAGAAATTAAAGTTCTTAAAAAACAACAGAGGATGATAAAAAATcg GGAGTCTGCTTGTCAATCGCgacaaaagaaaaaagaatacgTAACAGCTTTAGAACAACAGCTTTTAGAAGCACACCAAGAGATTGCACAACTCCGACTTGAAAATAAGATCTTAAGGGACCAATTACAATCAAATGGAAGGAGTAGGAAG ATCCCACGCCTAGATACATCAATATTGATACCCAAAAAGAACATTGCAGTTCTTTTCGCCATGGTTTTTATGGTTTCTTTAAATTGGAATGTCTTAGG GTGGAATTCAAAGCCATTTTCAGGACCAACTGCCACTCATGTCGGCTCTCGGCATCTTTTGTGGTCGGAAGATAACAAAGATGTTATTGCTG ATTATGATCAAATAGGTAATCGTAGTGCTGACGGGAACGACTGTCAGAATACAACActaaatgatttaaaaatcaaCCAAACCGAAAGCATCAGGATAGCGGGAGAGCTAAAACGTTGGATCGGAGGTGGAAAGACTTTGAATTGGACAAATGCGCCTAGGAAGAACAGAGTATATTTGGATGAAGAACAAATAACGG GTGGCTTATTAGAAACATACAGGCTTTTTAACAAGCTGAATCTTGACAATAACCTACTTGATCTTCCCACGAATAAAAATGGGAGGTCCATTCGAGAGAAATCCCGCTTAAGAAGACTGAGGCGTTCCATACCTGACAAGGACATAGATTTTTCGGATGGAGCGATGTTTTATGAGAGGCTGTATCACAAACCTATCAGAAAGTCTGTCAATGATTTCAATGTGGACGACTTTGGTGAATGGAACGCGTTGCTTCAAGCGCTTCATAGGCGAGACGACACGTTCTACGTGGTTGGTGTCGGTAAAGGGGAACATTTGCTGTTGCCTGCGGTGAGCCATAATGTGACAAGACCTCCTAAGATGGCGTTGATTTTACCAGCACTTACTGGGAATG ATTCATTAAAGGCCGACCATGTGACGCTTATGCAAATCGACTGCTCCGTCGTCAACACAACCCTGGTAAAACTGAAATCGGAAGCATTGCCAGAAAACATTAGAAAAACCAATGTCGATAGTATGCCGTTAAATCCCAGGCCAGAGAACAAAGGCGTAAGGAGACTTAAACTAGATCCTAGTCCACCGGAAACTGTTCAAAATACGAGTGATAGTCTATCCAACACGATAAACAATAAGAATATTGATTACGATTTAGATATAAGTAAGAATTTTCTGCTCACTCAGCACATACTTTCCAAAACAGGTGTTTTAAATAATAGCTCAGTAGGAACAAAAGATCCTTCTCGTGAAGCAAAGTTAACTAATAGTAATGAAACAAGGCAATCAAATAGCTAG